In the genome of Yarrowia lipolytica chromosome 1B, complete sequence, the window gggcagcctccttgacaaTTTCGGGGGTTCCCTTTCCATCTCGAACGAGCACAGACAAGTCGTAGAGTCGCTTGAGGGTCTTGGGGAAGGCACCAGAGACGGCATCAATGGCTCCAATGACACCAACAGTCATACAaggcagcagcatctgGCCGAGGCCGGTGAGCACAGAGAAGTCGTTCTTAACGTTCTCGGGGTCCAGGGCCAGCAATCCGTGCCAAGAGCACTCTGAGTGGGACAACTTGGTACCAACAACGTTCTTGTGCTGGGCCAGAGTGTTGAAGGTGGAGTGGTCGATCTTGAGGTTGTTGGAGACACCGGGGTAGTAGTAGAGAATGATGGGGATCTTGGCAGCATCGGCGACGGCGGTGTACCACTCGATGATACCCTCCTGTGTCAATTGAGTGCCGGCAAAGTAGTTGGGCGCCAACACCATCGCATACTGGGCTCCAGCCTCGGCCTGCAAGTTGACCTCGTCAATGGCCTCGCTCCAGTTCTGTTGGGCCACTCCAACGACAATGGTGAAGTCCTTGTGGCCAGCGTCTCGAacggccttggtggtggagcGCACGAGAGACACTCGCTCCTTCTGAGTGAGGTTAACAGCCTCTCCGGTGGAGCCCAATAGGACAACA includes:
- a CDS encoding uncharacterized protein (Compare to YALI0B23100g, weakly similar to DEHA0E01430g Debaryomyces hansenii IPF 5716.1), which translates into the protein MPIPHGVYTPVVTFFQDKAAGYALDLDTQAKHANFLADSGLTGVVLLGSTGEAVNLTQKERVSLVRSTTKAVRDAGHKDFTIVVGVAQQNWSEAIDEVNLQAEAGAQYAMVLAPNYFAGTQLTQEGIIEWYTAVADAAKIPIILYYYPGVSNNLKIDHSTFNTLAQHKNVVGTKLSHSECSWHGLLALDPENVKNDFSVLTGLGQMLLPCMTVGVIGAIDAVSGAFPKTLKRLYDLSVLVRDGKGTPEIVKEAAHVQYVVSWAAEIVDVFGPLGTKELTRRATGFGRENGSRPPMSGKVDWTDWEKVYKDISDLEKSL